One Triticum dicoccoides isolate Atlit2015 ecotype Zavitan chromosome 4B, WEW_v2.0, whole genome shotgun sequence genomic window carries:
- the LOC119294833 gene encoding putative 12-oxophytodienoate reductase 5 — translation MEPIPLLTPYKMGQLNLAHRIVLAPLTRQRSYGNVPQPHAALYYSQRASAGGLLITEATGVSDTAQGYRDTPGVWTAEHVEAWKPIVDAVHAKGALIFCQIWHVGRVSTYEYQPGGAAPLSCTDKGVGPQMSYDGRLEEFAPPRRLKVEEIPAIVDDFRKAARNAIDTGFDGVEIHGANGYLIEQFLKDSANDRTDEYGGSIENRCRFALEVVDAVVKEVGGHRVGIRLSPFTDYMDCHDSDPHALALHMSTKLNNYNIIYLHMVEPRMAIVDGRRVVPKRLLPYREAFKGTFMANGGYDREEGGKVVADGYTDLVSFGRSFLANPDLPKRFEIGAELNKYDRMTFYISDPVIGYTDYPFLD, via the exons ATGGAGCCCATCCCTCTCCTGACGCCGTACAAGATGGGCCAGCTCAACCTCGCCCACCGGATCGTCCTGGCCCCGCTCACCCGCCAGCGCTCCTACGGCAACGTGCCGCAGCCGCACGCCGCCTTGTACTACTCCCAGCGCGCCTCCGCCGGCGGGTTGCTCATCACCGAGGCCACCGGGGTCTCCGACACGGCCCAGGGGTACCGCGATACACCGGGCGTCTGGACGGCGGAGCACGTCGAGGCATGGAAGCCAATTGTCGATGCAGTGCACGCCAAGGGCGCGCTCATCTTCTGCCAGATCTGGCACGTCGGCCGCGTGTCCACCTATGAGTACCAGCCCGGCGGTGCCGCGCCGCTGTCGTGCACGGACAAGGGGGTGGGCCCGCAAATGAGCTATGACGGGAGGCTGGAGGAGTTCGCGCCGCCGAGGAGGCTCAAGGTGGAGGAGATACCGGCCATCGTCGACGACTTCAGGAAGGCGGCCAGGAACGCCATCGACACTG GTTTTGACGGTGTGGAGATCCACGGGGCGAATGGGTACCTAATTGAGCAGTTCCTCAAGGACAGTGCGAATGACCGCACCGACGAGTATGGTGGCAGCATCGAGAACCGGTGTCGCTTTGCTCTCGAGGTGGTGGATGCCGTCGTGAAGGAGGTCGGTGGCCACCGTGTGGGCATCCGCCTCTCCCCCTTCACCGACTACATGGACTGCCACGACTCTGACCCGCACGCCCTCGCGCTCCACATGTCCACCAAACTCAACAACTACAACATCATCTATCTCCACATGGTCGAGCCGAGGATGGCCATCGTTGATGGACGAAGGGTGGTCCCGAAGCGCTTGCTGCCATACAGGGAGGCGTTCAAGGGTACATTTATGGCCAATGGCGGGTACGACCGCGAGGAAGGGGGCAAGGTGGTCGCTGATGGGTACACTGATTTGGTCTCCTTCGGGCGATCGTTCTTGGCGAATCCAGACCTGCCAAAGAGGTTTGAGATCGGCGCAGAGCTGAACAAGTATGATAGGATGACCTTCTACATCTCTGACCCCGTCATCGGCTACACTGACTACCCCTTCCTCGATTAA